Within Claveliimonas bilis, the genomic segment TCGCATTTTTGCCGCTTACAGGTAGCTTACCATCTCTTTTCCGACCACTTCTTCTGTCTGTTTCAACAGTTCCGGATCAAACATGGTGGCAGACAGCTTCAGATTTTTCTTATCTGCCCCGATCACATAGACCTCCAGTCCTTCTTCCATCATAGCTGTGGTAACAGGCTCTCCGGTCTTTGCATTGATGGTCATAATAAGATCAGGGAAAGTCGCAAGCCGTTTTCCGTCCTTTTCCGCTGTGGCATACTCATTCCAGAATGTCAGCTGGCAGCCGTCTACTTCCGCATATCCCACATCAAATCCTCCTGTTGTTTCAATAGAGAAGTTTTTCACTTCTCCTTTTGCCAGGATAGAACCGCCGAGAAATTCACACACATTTTTTACCGCTTCCTCCACAGAAGTTTCCAGCCCTTTACGGAAAGCTTTTCCTGTCTCTATAGCAAAGCTGACACCGCCGATAGCGCAGTTTTCTTTTGCATAGGCAGCTGTCACCGGATTTCTGGCAACCGCCACCAGTCCTCCTGCCTCAATAGACGCCATGCGCACAAGTTTTGAGGTATGCTCGATGCTTCCTTCAAAGAAACACTCCACATGATCTCCTGTCTCCGGATTGCCTCCTACACATGCCTGAACCGTCTTGTAGTCCTTCTGCTTATGAAGGTTCATACTCCCCATAACTCCGGTAGGATGGGCACGCCCATTGCACGGTGCATCCACAAGGGGAAGACCGGAAATGGCAGCCTGAAGCCATCCGTTCACAGACGCCTCTCCTCCCTGCTCATTTGTGATAATACCGCCCAGCTTCAGATCTGTATTCTTTTTGATCATCTCGATCGTATAAGCAAGATCCCTGGCTGTCATAAACTGGTCTTTGGCATTTGGAGCTCCCACAAGGGAAGCGGTCAGAAGAACCGCGTCGTCATCAATCTCTTCAATCGGAATAAGACGAAGATCTGTATACTCTACCGCGATCTTTGCATATTTTCTTCCTTTTACCGGATCTCCTCCGCCTCCTCCGCCAAGGATCGTGCCTCCTGCGAGGACATCATCCAGTACTTCTTCTGTCAGTTTAAGTCCTTCCTTTTTCTCCACTTGAAAATCCCCTTCTTTCCTTAAAATGATCTGCTTTATACTGCAAATGCCGGCATAAAGGAAAATCCCTTACGCCGACACTTGAACAGAGCCGCTATTCTTTCTTGCTTCCAAGGGCAAGCGTCGCCGTAAAGAAGCTGTACAGAGCCGCACCTGCCAGTGCGCCGGCACCCAGAATGTTGAGTGTGTGCTCGTTTTCTTTGTTTCTCTTTACCAGGATCGCACGGATGATCAAGGCCACGATGATCGTAAGACCGTTGATGGTGCTTCCTACCAGAAGACCGGTTGCAAAAAGGATTCCCACCTGTCTGGAACCTCCAAGAAGCTGAATGATCGCCCCCGGAACAGCCCAGATCAGAAGCCATTTTGCAACTTCTCCGCCTGCGCCCGCTTCAATCGTAGCTGCAAAGGTCGCATCTACCGGTGCGTACAACCCCTGCGAGAAGTAAGTCCGCGCAAGAAGAGCCACCATAACAAATGCAACTATAAATCCTACAATTTCTGAAATAAACTGCTGTTTTCTTCCTACTTTTTCCAGCTCCGGATCTTTTCCGTATCCTCTGAGGATATATCCGCATTTCAGGTCGTATGCCATATCAGAGAAAGCCGGGCCTGTCGCTGCCGTATAGGCAACCAGCACAGCCAGAGGCATACTCGGGAATCCGATCAGCATACCTACCAAAAGGAAAATAAGCGCCGTTGCAAATCCTGGGAACCATCCGGAATACATAGCGGAAATTCCTACGATCAGCTCGGAAGCAATTGCCGCAAATGCTGCATAAATGATCCAGATCACCAGCTTAAACGGTGTCATCTCTGACCAGATACCGGTAATAACCGCCAGAGCAATCGCTACGACGAAATATGCCACATATCCCCATCCAAGAGCGCTCTTCATATTTCCCATGCTGCGGCTGAATTTCCCCGCTGCACTTGCATCATCGCCTTTTTTGGCGAACAGCATTTTACAGACCTGAAGAAGCGCGACGAGTCCTGCTCCGATCATGATTCCGTGAGGCATATACTGGAACATAGTCTGTGACATAAGATCTGCTCCCTCGCCGAAAATATCTGTAACGACCGGAAAACTTTTTCCGAAAATATCAATAATAAAGCCGTTGGTATTAAGGACACCGATGACGATACTTCCGACACCAAGCGCTGCCATTGCCGCAAAGTCTCCGAACCAGGACACACCAAGAAGGTCTGTCGGGACACCGATGACTTTACCGCCGATACCGATCACCATACCTACCAGAAGCAGCATTGCCTTCCGGCCTTTTTCCACAACCGCAAGAATAGACTGCGCAGATGCAACTCCCGGAGGCCATGCTCCCTCTGCCGGGAACATTTCCGAATCAAATGTTTTATAAAGGATTGTTGCGTCAATGATCGTTGCGATAAACACGCCGATCAGCATTGGAAACATCAGATCTTCTCTTCCCATAATAACCGGAATACCGATGGGAAGCAGCAAACTGTTGGCCGCTGAAAATGTTGCTCCTGATATAGAAGTCTGAATCATGTTCTGACTGTGGATACTCCTGTATTTCTGCAAAAATGCCAGAGGTATCCTGGAAAGTATAATCGCAAACAGCGCTCCGACAATTGACGTATTAGGAGCCACGCCGGTACGTACGATCAATTCCAGCCCGATAATTGCTCCAAGCACACTCATAATAATATTCAGTATGAGAACATGCGGAGCCAGTGCTTTAGGATGTTCAGCCGCTGTAATATGCAGCTGCTCAAACGATTTCTTCTCTTGTTCGTCCATATTTTCTCCTCCTTTTCTCTCACTCGCCACTTTGCCTTTTTCAAGTCAAAACAGCGTCCAGGTACAAAGAAAGCCAATGTGACGATCACCCACATTGGCTTAACACCTCTTTATTTTAGCACTTTATCAAATTGAAGTCTTTATTCTCCGAATCCAATTTTTAGTCAGAATCTTTGTGCCCGGCGCACAGCTTTTGTCAATTTTTTATCCTTTCCTTCCCGTTTTCTGTCAGATATCTTCTTACTAAACAAACAAATGCCAGTTCCTGCAAAGTTGTAAAATCTCCTATATTACACTTTAGTATTTCTTCAATCTTTTTTACTCTGTACATCATAGTATTTCTATGAAGATACAACTTTTCCGCCGTCTGCTTTTTCGATCCTCCGTTTTGCAGCATCACTTCCAATGTCTCCACAAGACCGGTCCCATGTTTCCTGTCATACTCTTCCAGACTGTACAACCGTTCTTCTACATAAGATCTCACTTGCGGAAGCCTGGAAATTTCCAGCAGCAGTTCTTCGTATTTCATTTCTTCCCACCAGAAAATCTTCTGGTCTTCAAAATCTTTTCCGGCAATCTGCGAAAGTTCCGATATCTGATGAGCGGCTTTGGGCATATCAAAATACCCGTCTATTCTATCGGAAACAAGTATATGAAAATCCATTTTACATAATTTCTTCAAACTTTGCTCAAACTCTTCCAGCTTTTCTTTAAAGGCTAAAATCCGCCCCGGCTCACAGAACAGGACCTCTATCTTTTCCGGAAGAGAAATCACTGTGTACCCGAGATTTTGTTTCATAAAAAATGTTTCCGCCAGCTGTTCCGCTTTTTCCTTTTTCTGACCGGACCACTGCTCTTCCGGATATTTCGTGCAGATCTCCATCATCCTTACCGGCATCATAGGCCAGTACAGAGAATTGGCCCTGATCTGCGCCTCTTCTTCCCGGTCAAACCTCTCCTGCACCAGGTCGAAATAAAATTTCCGATCCAGTTCCTTTTTCTCAATCTGTCCGATCTGATAGCGCGTCCGCATTTCTACCCCGTTTTTAGCCTCCACAATGGCAACCATTACCGGATACACAGCCTCAATAAATCCCAGGGCATTGTTGAGAAAAAAGAGCGGAAACTGAAGCTGATCTGCTAGCTTCAGGGCCTCTTCCGGGAAATGGTCAAAAAATCGTGTCTTGATGGCCAGAGCAGCGGCCCCCGCTTCATTTAAATCCCGGATCAGATTAAGAACCGCCCCTTTGTCGTTACGGATGGCATATCCGGTAGTGATAAGCAGCATATCCGCCCTAAGCCATGGTTTGATATCCGGCTGTTCCATCATGTCATATACCACTACAGTACGGTCCAGCCCTTTTTCGCCCGCTACCAGCTCTGCTTGTCCGTTGTCCCACAATTTTTTTATATCTTTTACTGTCAGCCTCATGCTATCGCTTCCCTTTTGTTTTGATTTTTTAACGATAACATTTCAGAACATATTTTTCAATACCTGCAAAAATGAAGATTCTGTGAAAAAGATAACAGGACACGTAGTAAAATGCAACTTTACTACGTGTCCTGTTATCTTTTTCACATATACTTCTTTACAATCGACTGCATCGTATGCCACTTCTGTTCCATATCTTCCACTAACTTAAACTGCGTACGGCAGCGATCCAGATTATGACCTTCTCTGTGGATCTTGAAATAAGTATCTCCCTGCAGATAATCAGTAAGGAACCTCATTCCGCACTCATATGTCATGGTCTTCGCCCCCATAGGAAGCTCCAGGATTTCCCGCTCTGTCAGCTTACCGCCGCATCCTTCGATATATCCTCTTGCGTAGATATCAAATAATTCCATGCTGCAGGATACAAGACTTAAATCTCTCTCATCTTCCGCTGCTGTGCTTGCTCCGAAACGGATGGAATCTCCGAAATCATTCATAGCAAGTCCCGGCATTACCGTGTCAAGATCGATCACGCAGATTCCTTTTCCGGTCTTGTCATCGATCATAATGTTATTCAGTTTCGTATCATTGTGGGTAACGCGCAAAGGAAGCTCGCCTTTTTCCAGAAGTTCACTGAAATAATTGGCAATACCTTTTTCCCTGCTCCGCACAAATGCAATCTCTTTTTGCACAGATGCAGCCCGCCCCATTACGTCTTCTTCTACTGCTTTCTCAAAAACAGCAAATCTGGCTTTTGTATCATGAAATCCTTTGATCGTTTCATGGAGTGTCTCAGCCGGAAAATCTGCCAGAAGACGCTGGAAATTTCCGAAAGCCACTGCGCTTTCATAGAAATCGGCCGGCTTTTCCACCTTATCATAGCTGGTGGCTCCGGTAATAAATTTATAGGATCTCCAACAATTCCCTTCAGAATCTTTATAATAAGAGCTGCCATCTTTTGTCGGTATTACATTCAGAGTCTCCCTCTCCGGATCTCCCCCGTTTTCTGTAATCCTTTCTTTCAGGTATGATGTCACATTTACAATATTCTCCATCAGCTCTTCCGGTTTTTCAAACACTTCTCCATTCATTCTCTGCAGAATAACTTTGATCCTTCCCATTACCCCTATTTCATAGGAAAGCAGATAAGTGTCGTTAATATGTCCGCTTCCATATGGACGGCACTCTGTCATTTTCCCTTCAAATGCAAAATTTTCAATTGCTTCATTTAATCTTTCCAAGGTTACTTCCTTCATTTTTTTCCCTCCTGAAAATCCCTGCTCTATGCAGTGATCTTCTCTTAATATGAAACAATTGTAATATAAGAAAAAAGGAAAATCTTTGTCCTATTTTTCCCTTATTTTGTATTATCGGATATCTATTCTGTAGGCTTCTGATAAAACTTCCCTGCAATCTGCTCAGTTTTCATCAGATTAACAAAGGCCTCGGGATCCGCTTCGTT encodes:
- a CDS encoding phosphotransferase enzyme family protein, producing the protein MKEVTLERLNEAIENFAFEGKMTECRPYGSGHINDTYLLSYEIGVMGRIKVILQRMNGEVFEKPEELMENIVNVTSYLKERITENGGDPERETLNVIPTKDGSSYYKDSEGNCWRSYKFITGATSYDKVEKPADFYESAVAFGNFQRLLADFPAETLHETIKGFHDTKARFAVFEKAVEEDVMGRAASVQKEIAFVRSREKGIANYFSELLEKGELPLRVTHNDTKLNNIMIDDKTGKGICVIDLDTVMPGLAMNDFGDSIRFGASTAAEDERDLSLVSCSMELFDIYARGYIEGCGGKLTEREILELPMGAKTMTYECGMRFLTDYLQGDTYFKIHREGHNLDRCRTQFKLVEDMEQKWHTMQSIVKKYM
- a CDS encoding DUF917 domain-containing protein yields the protein MEKKEGLKLTEEVLDDVLAGGTILGGGGGGDPVKGRKYAKIAVEYTDLRLIPIEEIDDDAVLLTASLVGAPNAKDQFMTARDLAYTIEMIKKNTDLKLGGIITNEQGGEASVNGWLQAAISGLPLVDAPCNGRAHPTGVMGSMNLHKQKDYKTVQACVGGNPETGDHVECFFEGSIEHTSKLVRMASIEAGGLVAVARNPVTAAYAKENCAIGGVSFAIETGKAFRKGLETSVEEAVKNVCEFLGGSILAKGEVKNFSIETTGGFDVGYAEVDGCQLTFWNEYATAEKDGKRLATFPDLIMTINAKTGEPVTTAMMEEGLEVYVIGADKKNLKLSATMFDPELLKQTEEVVGKEMVSYL
- a CDS encoding OPT/YSL family transporter is translated as MDEQEKKSFEQLHITAAEHPKALAPHVLILNIIMSVLGAIIGLELIVRTGVAPNTSIVGALFAIILSRIPLAFLQKYRSIHSQNMIQTSISGATFSAANSLLLPIGIPVIMGREDLMFPMLIGVFIATIIDATILYKTFDSEMFPAEGAWPPGVASAQSILAVVEKGRKAMLLLVGMVIGIGGKVIGVPTDLLGVSWFGDFAAMAALGVGSIVIGVLNTNGFIIDIFGKSFPVVTDIFGEGADLMSQTMFQYMPHGIMIGAGLVALLQVCKMLFAKKGDDASAAGKFSRSMGNMKSALGWGYVAYFVVAIALAVITGIWSEMTPFKLVIWIIYAAFAAIASELIVGISAMYSGWFPGFATALIFLLVGMLIGFPSMPLAVLVAYTAATGPAFSDMAYDLKCGYILRGYGKDPELEKVGRKQQFISEIVGFIVAFVMVALLARTYFSQGLYAPVDATFAATIEAGAGGEVAKWLLIWAVPGAIIQLLGGSRQVGILFATGLLVGSTINGLTIIVALIIRAILVKRNKENEHTLNILGAGALAGAALYSFFTATLALGSKKE
- a CDS encoding PucR family transcriptional regulator, whose amino-acid sequence is MRLTVKDIKKLWDNGQAELVAGEKGLDRTVVVYDMMEQPDIKPWLRADMLLITTGYAIRNDKGAVLNLIRDLNEAGAAALAIKTRFFDHFPEEALKLADQLQFPLFFLNNALGFIEAVYPVMVAIVEAKNGVEMRTRYQIGQIEKKELDRKFYFDLVQERFDREEEAQIRANSLYWPMMPVRMMEICTKYPEEQWSGQKKEKAEQLAETFFMKQNLGYTVISLPEKIEVLFCEPGRILAFKEKLEEFEQSLKKLCKMDFHILVSDRIDGYFDMPKAAHQISELSQIAGKDFEDQKIFWWEEMKYEELLLEISRLPQVRSYVEERLYSLEEYDRKHGTGLVETLEVMLQNGGSKKQTAEKLYLHRNTMMYRVKKIEEILKCNIGDFTTLQELAFVCLVRRYLTENGKERIKN